A genomic region of Cryptococcus gattii WM276 chromosome F, complete sequence contains the following coding sequences:
- a CDS encoding Mitochondrion protein, putative (Similar to TIGR gene model, INSD accession AAW44351.1), with translation MRGCLSVGEGAARGLAAGLGKKLVGVHHMQAHALTPLLTSGTSSPKFPFLILLLSGGHTQLVLAEGLFKFKILLDTLDSKIGDVFEKSARLLSLPSSTLKAPGAILEYYASLPPLTPYDTHPLPPNLLPIPLTTGKTKNILAWSFAGMFASFQTAIEHAKRCRAWDEPDRRAFAHLIQTALTTHLLTKLAQRIALLPSDVREQLGGIVISGGVASNAYIRSQLDEFVKREKNGPFPVPSSPETRKIFYPPLHLCTDNAAMIAHTALIRLQTGLKTDPDNLKLRAKWSLEDMYDDVPDEAYSFKGAREMGMGL, from the exons ATGAGGGGCTGTTTGAGCGTCGGTGAAGGTGCCGCCAGGGGGTTGGCAGCGGGTTTGGGAAAGAAGTTGGTAGGGGTTCATCATATG CAAGCCCACGCCCTCACACCTCTCCTTACCTCTGGCACCTCTTCACCCAAATTCCCATTCCttatcctcctcctctccgGCGGACATACCCAACTCGTCTTGGCCGAAGGACTGTTCAAATTCAAAATCTTGCTTGATACACTAGATTCCAAAATTGG CGACGTATTTGAAAAATCCGCTCGtctcctctctctcccctcctccaccctcAAAGCCCCCGGCGCCATCCTCGAGTACTACGCCTCGCTCCCCCCTCTTACCCCCTACGACACCCATCCCCTCCCTCCCAACCTCCTCCCTATCCCACTCACTACCGGCAAGACCAAAAACATCTTGGCCTGGTCTTTCGCCGGCATGTTCGCTTCCTTCCAAACCGCCATCGAACACGCAAAACGCTGTCGGGCGTGGGACGAACCCGACAGACGCGCATTCGCACACCTGATCCAAACCGCACTCACCACCCATCTCCTCACCAAACTCGCTCAGCGTATCGCCCTCTTACCCTCCGACGTGCGAGAACAGTTGGGCGGGATCGTGATTTCTGGCGGGGTCGCTTCCAACGCTTATATCCGCTCCCAACTCGACGAATTCGTCAAACGCGAAAAAAACGGACCGTTCCCCGTCCCAAGCTCGCCAGAAACGAGGAAAATCTTTTACCCACCCCTCCATTTATGTACAGATAACGCCGCCATGATTGCTCACACAGCGCTCATCAGGCTCCAAACAGGGCTGAAAACAGATCCCGATAATCTCAAGTTGAGAGCAAAGTGGTCCCTCGAGGATATGTACGATGATGTACCCGACGAAGCGTATTCCTTCAAGGGCGCTCGAGAAATGGGTATGGGGCTGTAG
- a CDS encoding Hypothetical protein (Similar to SGTC gene model, INSD accession EAL20128.1; CNBF4540) produces the protein MVYAPQRRHAMASLTSTAQILAYLQYLYSPSLLVLLARLLTHIQIQVISLIPPSRSLQNLAMMLTLVNIVAGVLHWLDSGPAGGGGMILDFVGTRPRGLAWVWGLDIVIWGIHLLALVLSYINSIAGTHDYKKSAKFPYPDILLPPPSQSTQTTLLFPFSFSFPFPWSLASSKYGVISQEDDEQERDDLELGQQQGEPSTTTDRWGASTPTSTSNSFPLPPPPSPLSPYWTNPPTIFHLSFSHLWNVIRHLPAPSPARVVEGGTPAVTPGGTPGGTPRGTPTTDRRGLGSLSGLAGMSGLGGVGTLGGPGAESRREREGEEAEEEGRIPGSYWVNRDW, from the exons ATGGTGTACGCCCCTCAAAGACGCCATGCTATGGCATCC CTCACATCCACCGCCCAAATTCTTGCCTACCTCCAGTACCTCTACTCCCCCTctctcctcgtcctcctcgCACGTCTTCTCACCCACatccaaatccaagtcATCTCCCTTATCCCACCCTCTCGTTCCCTCCAGAACCTCGCAATGATGCTTACCCTCGTCAACATTGTCGCTGGGGTTCTCCATTGGCTCGACAGTGGGCCTGCTGGCGGTGGAGGGATGATCTTGGATTTTGTCGGTACGAGGCCGAGGGGGTTGGCATGGGTTTGGGGATTGGACATCGTGATTTGGGGAATTCATCTCTTGGCGTTAGTATTATCGTACATCAACTCTATCGCAGGGACGCATGATTATAAGAAATCAGCCAAGTTTCCTTATCCCGATATCCTCCTCCCGCCTCCTTCTCAGTCTACTCAAACGACACTGCTATtccccttttccttttcgtTTCCATTTCCCTGGTCTTTAGCTTCGTCCAAATACGGGGTGATATCAcaagaagatgatgaacaAGAACGGGATGACTTGGAATTAGGACAACAGCAAGGTGAACCAAGTACCACCACAGATCGATGGGGTGCATCAACCCCTACTTCCACCTCCAACTccttccccctcccccctcCCCCATCACCCCTCTCACCCTACTGGACAAATCCACCTACCATCTTTCacctttccttctcccatcTATGGAACGTCATCCGGCACTTACCGGCACCAAGCCCCGCGAGGGTAGTGGAAGGTGGGACACCGGCTGTGACACCTGGAGGAACGCCGGGTGGCACGCCTAGGGGCACGCCGACAACCGATCGGAGGGGTTTGGGTTCGTTGAGTGGGTTAGCTGGGATGAGTGGGCTGGGTGGGGTAGGTACGTTGGGTGGACCAGGCGCGGAAAGTcggagagaaagagaaggagaagaggcagaagaagaaggacgGATACCGGGGAGTTACTGGGTTAATAGAGATTGGTAA
- a CDS encoding Rho small monomeric GTPase, putative (Similar to TIGR gene model, INSD accession AAW44152.1) has protein sequence MQTIKCVVVGDGAVGKTCLLISYTTNKFPSEYVPTVFDNYAVTVMIGDSPYTLGLFDTAGQEDYDRLRPLSYPQTDVFLICFSIASPASFENVREKWFHEISHHCPGAPCLIVGTQVDLRDDPKQVERMMNSHRGGRAAGLITQEQGERLARELGGRKYVECSALTQKGLKNVFDEAIVAALEPPAVKKTKKCVIL, from the exons ATGCAGACGATCAAATGTGTCGTCGTTGGCGACGGCGCTGTCGGAAA GACATGTCTGTTGATATCATATACGACAAACAAGTTTCCATCGGAGTATGTGCCTACGGTATTTGATAACTATGCTGTGACTGTCATGATTGGTGATAGTCCT TACACACTCGGTTTATTCGATACTGCCGGCCAAGAAGACTATGACCGTCTGCGCCCACTGTCCTACCCCCAAACCGACGTCTTCCTCATCTGCTTCTCCATCGCTTCACCCGCTTCATTCGAGAATGTTCGCGAAAAGTGGTTTCACGAAATCTCACATCACTGTCCCGGGGCGCCGTGTTTGATAGTGGGCACGCAAGTGGATTTGAGGGATGATCCAAAGCAggtggagaggatgatgaaCAGCCACAGAGGAGGGAGGGCGGCGGGATTGATAACGCAGGAACAAGGGGAGCGGTTGGCGAGGGAGCTGGGTGGAAGAAAGTATGTAGAGTGTTCGGCGTTGACGCAAAAGGGATTGAAGAATGTCTTTGATGAG GCAATCGTAGCAGCACTTGAACCACCAGCGGTCAAGAAGACCAAAAAATGTGTGATCCTCTAG
- a CDS encoding Hypothetical protein (Similar to SGTC gene model, INSD accession EAL19923.1; CNBF4590) has protein sequence MVRCRRGGITRVGFGVDFKSKRKEKEEIYGDVACLPPDIGLGLSSESDTESETSFSPPIFIPSDVSFALSSLADFLSPTDPPTSLIKPKEKMDTSLKGCLQTPGLLSTVRVGWAETMQAKLEADSEGNVPATRFIPSAISITSMRWLSLFLSFCSKQSQHRSKPPRPSPAPNIPLHILLLLLGIISTIARGIKGAVLTGVKLWVMMGVVWHVLESGV, from the coding sequence ATGGTGCGATGCCGGAGAGGAGGGATAACGCGAGTGGGATTTGGGGTAGACTTCAAGTcaaagaggaaagaaaaagaggagATATATGGTGATGTGGCATGCCTTCCACCAGATATCGGCCTTGGATTATCAAGCGAAAGTGATACCGAAAGCGAGACATCCTTCTCTCCGCCCATTTTCATTCCTTCGGACGTCTCCTTTGCCCTTTCATCCCTCGCTGACTTCTTGTCCCCCACAGATCCACCCACCTCTTTAATAAAAccaaaagaaaagatggatACATCCTTAAAAGGCTGTCTGCAAACACCGGGATTGCTATCAACAGTGCGAGTCGGATGGGCGGAAACCATGCAGGCAAAATTAGAAGCAGATAGTGAAGGAAACGTGCCTGCTACGAGGTTCATCCCCAGTGCCATCTCAATCACCAGTATGAGGTGGTTATCGTTATTCCTTTCCTTCTGTTCCAAACAGTCTCAGCACCGATCAAAACCACCTCGACCTTCACCGGCTCCTAATATCCCGCTTCACATCCTTCTACTTTTGCTTGGAATTATCTCAACAATAGCTAGAGGGATCAAGGGTGCTGTGCTGACGGGGGTGAAGCTATGGGTTATGATGGGAGTCGTTTGGCATGTATTAGAGTCAGGAGTGTAG
- a CDS encoding Serine/threonine-protein kinase STE20, putative (Similar to TIGR gene model, INSD accession AAW43977.1), whose amino-acid sequence MVPSSTSTSSANASPRIPSASNGASSHAPSAYRLPAGGAITPSHDSAFTPASSSRGQSYKGSPNPNARYSTGNPSLPPPLATASGGNGIPPPRPNRAGTLPLDLTSNTMSSWDPSPVSASSARSPGSQLPPILPSPSVFSPPATLNHQPFSAAAPSGNPYFPTTTATTVIEKGMEDVKLSGPVSIAVPMGVIEPREKELPREPGSVVVMGGRSRSGTGRSSKDKKGMFGFVSDLLGKDKTPVISKPYDPVHVTHVGFDFQTGKYTGMPPKWQQVLDDNGITQDEQERNPNGVMAVVQYLKHQDEGEDEEEEVWAKMKNAQAPALPISSAMSSQPTTPGGAGSMASKEMSREPSNDSPIAGGAMVGDFTSPRMAPVPPTKPSLNRMLSERHAAASHRPAELTTPAPLAGAPRAGQGYSPAPSLTHSPHLPPHPNTISTTTSNVAAAAAAPPPPHPHLDRSYSQRTPVSSSKTKLLDRANTTRSPGSSAGTMYGQGTGAGAGSKGMGMGMGLTKSQSQSGHKSRERERERDPSREPPKDASKEGSSSGGLSRNQTTRQQQAATPRRREKEKKGNEEVIRQLRMICTPGDPNLVYKNFRKVGQGASGGVYTAIDRQSLPVAIKQMNLEKQPKQDLIINEILVMRESVHPNIVNFKDSYLWQGDLWVVMEYMEGGSLTDVVTAHCMSEAQIASVSREVCEGLRHLHSKGVIHRDIKSDNILLSLNGDVKLTDFGFCARIADPATTKRTTMVGTPYWMAPEVVLRKEYGANVDIWSLGILAIEMLEGEPPYLTENPVRALYLIATNGTPRIKDWDKLSSVFRDYFKVTLQADPAKRPSAAAILQHDFFKHTAPLISLAPMIRSTRRT is encoded by the exons ATGGtcccttcttccacctccacATCATCTGCCAACGCCAGCCCTCGCATCCCCTCCGCATCCAACGGCGCCTCGTCCCACGCTCCGAGCGCTTACAGGCTACCTGCGGGCGGCGCCATCACGCCTTCACACGATTCAGCATTCACACCCGCATCAAGCTCCCGCGGACAGAGCTACAAGGGGTCACCCAACCCGAATGCGAGGTACTCGACGGGGAACCCTTCTTTACCTCCGCCTTTAGCGACGGCGTCGGGAGGGAATGGGATCCCTCCGCCTCGACCTAATCGAGCAGGCACGTTGCCGCTCGATCTCACGTCCAACACCATGTCTTCATGGGATCCATCGCCTGTTTCGGCTTCGTCTGCCCGGTCACCCGGTTCCCAGCTACCACCCATCTTACCTTCTCCCAGCGTATTCTCCCCTCCGGCGACGCTCAACCACCAGCCGTTCTCTGCTGCTGCTCCCTCTGGAAACCCATACTTtcccaccaccaccgcGACAACCGTGATAGAAAAAGGGATGGAGGACGTAAAGTTGTCGGGGCCGGTAAGTATCGCTGTACCGATGGGTGTAATCGAACCGAGGGAAAAGGAGTTGCCGCGTGAACCTGGATcggtggtggtgatgggaggaagaagtaGGAGTGGGACCGGGAGGAGTAGTAAAGATAAAAAGGGCATGTTTGGGTTTGTATCTG ATTTACTAGGAAAGGATAAGACGCCAGTCATCTCAAAGCCGTATGATCCGGTACATGTTACCCATGTCGGATTTGATTTCCAAACTGGAAAGT ATACCGGTATGCCGCCTAAATGGCAACAAGTCCTCGACGACAATGGTATCACCCAAGACGAGCAAGAACGAAACCCGAACGGCGTCATGGCAGTCGTGCAGTACCTGAAACATcaagatgaaggagaagatgaagaagaagaagtatGGGCAAAGATGAAGAATGCGCAAGCCCCTGCGCTTCCTATATCTTCTGCAATGTCGTCGCAGCCGACGACCCCAGGAGGTGCGGGGAGCATGGCGAGTAAAGAGATGAGTAGGGAGCCGAGTAATGATTCGCCGATTGCCGGTGGTGCGATGGTTGGGGATTTTACGAGTCCGAGGATGGCACCTGTTCCACCAACTAAGCCGTCCCTCAACCGAATGCTT TCGGAACGACATGCGGCAGCTTCCCACCGACCTGCAGAACTCACCACTCCTGCTCCTCTGGCGGGTGCTCCCAGGGCAGGACAAGGTTACTCCCCCGCACCCTCGCTCACGCATTCACCCCACCTCCCACCCCATCCCAACACTATCAGCACCACCACGTCGAACGTTGctgcagcagcagcagcacCGCCACCACCGCACCCGCATCTTGACAGGTCGTACTCTCAGCGTACACCAGTGTCGAGTAGTAAGACCAAGTTGTTGGATCGGGCCAACACGACGCGATCGCCGGGATCGAGTGCGGGCACAATGTATGGCCAAGGTACAGGGGCCGGGGCAGGATCAAaggggatggggatggggatgggtTTGACGAAATCGCAAAGCCAATCTGGACATAAATCGCGTGAACGTGAGCGTGAGCGTGATCCATCGAGAGAACCACCGAAAGATGCTTCGAAAGAAGGTTCTTCCTCTGGTGGGTTATCGAGAAACCAGACGACGAGACAACAGCAAGCGGCCACTCCTCGTaggagggaaaaggagaagaagggaaatGAAGAAGTGATAAGACAGTTGAGGATGATATGTACCCCCGGAGACCCGAATTTGGTGTACAAGAATTTCAGAAAAGTTGGTCAGGG AGCTTCAGGCGGTGTGTACACTGCGATTGACCGTCAATCTCTCCCCGTCGCGATCAAACAGATGAATCTCGAAAAACAGCCGAAACAGGATCTCATCATCAACGAAATCCTCGTCATGCGCGAATCAGTCCATCCAAACATTGTAAATTTTAAAGATTCTTACCTCTGGCAGGGCGATTTGTGGGTGGTGATGGAATACATGGAAGGAGGCAGTTTGACAGACGTGGTGACGGCGCATTGTATGAGTGAAGCGCAGATTGCAAGTGTGAGCAGAGAGGTCTGTGAAGGGTTGAGGCATTTGCATAGTAAGGGGGTTATACATCGGGATATTAAGAGTGATAATATCTTGCTGTCGCTCAACGGTGATGTTAAGCTTA CCGACTTTGGTTTCTGCGCCCGTATTGCTGACCCGGCGACGACAAAAAGGACGACAATGGTGGGCACACCGTACTGGATGGCGCCAGAAGTGGTATTACGAAAAGAGTATGGGGCAAACGTTGATATTTGGAGTTTGGGTATTTTGGCAATCG AAATGCTCGAAGGCGAACCGCCATACCTTACCGAGAACCCTGTTAGGGCGCTGTACCTCATCGCTACAAACGGTACACCGAGGATCAAGGATTGGGATAAACTTTCGAGCGTATTTAGGGATTACTTCAAGGTTACGCTTCAGGCTGATCCGGCCAAGAGACCTTCGGCGGCAGCTATATTACAG CATGATTTCTTCAAGCATACCGCTCCGTTGATATCTTTAGCCCCTATGATCCGGTCAACGCGAAGGACTTAG